A genomic region of Streptococcus suis contains the following coding sequences:
- a CDS encoding Rrf2 family transcriptional regulator, which yields MQISSRFTIASHILVLLALEGEKEKQTSTSIAGSVGVNPVIIRNILSQLKEAGLVEVARGVGGARLAQAPDQITLLYVYQAVELFGEKGQLFAFHEQPNPNCQVGRNIHPLLDSRLENAQSALENELAQTTIADLLAEL from the coding sequence ATGCAAATTTCAAGTAGATTTACCATTGCCAGCCATATCTTGGTTCTCTTGGCTCTGGAAGGAGAAAAAGAAAAACAGACCAGTACTAGCATTGCAGGTAGTGTCGGGGTTAATCCTGTCATTATCCGAAATATTTTGTCCCAACTCAAGGAGGCTGGTCTGGTAGAAGTAGCGCGTGGTGTTGGAGGTGCTCGCTTGGCACAGGCTCCAGACCAGATTACACTTTTGTACGTCTATCAGGCTGTGGAGTTGTTTGGAGAAAAGGGTCAATTATTCGCTTTTCATGAGCAACCCAATCCAAACTGTCAGGTAGGCCGCAATATTCATCCCCTGCTAGATAGTCGTTTGGAAAATGCTCAATCGGCTTTGGAAAATGAACTTGCACAGACGACTATTGCTGATTTATTGGCAGAATTGTAA
- a CDS encoding CppA N-terminal domain-containing protein → MLRKNEAIVPILRINNRAINQGFLEKNLGMKTKLEDGPFADFGDRTSPETKLVLTESPGNRTRAVEGLKKLNKIVIKVDNASEIEVLLAQGSQYSKLYQGKNGYGFEAVSPEGDTFLLHAEASVDDLKAILPPVPFKVQDDFSGLTAFSVESIWLNTPQASISQDYYEAILPQQAFLRFVGAEGKDLLTPAEQVWDLEGLRFPVEQDFDWVHLESQLEGPFFKDKKASFIQTVDPSGIELWFEK, encoded by the coding sequence GTGTTGAGAAAAAATGAAGCTATAGTCCCTATTTTACGTATTAATAATAGGGCTATTAATCAAGGATTTTTAGAAAAAAATCTAGGAATGAAAACCAAGCTAGAAGATGGTCCATTTGCTGATTTTGGAGATAGAACAAGTCCAGAAACGAAGCTCGTTTTGACAGAATCTCCTGGTAATCGCACCCGTGCTGTCGAAGGGCTTAAAAAACTGAATAAAATTGTGATAAAAGTAGACAATGCCTCTGAAATTGAAGTTTTACTGGCGCAAGGGTCACAGTATAGTAAGCTCTACCAAGGAAAAAATGGCTATGGTTTTGAAGCTGTGTCGCCAGAAGGAGACACCTTCCTTTTGCATGCAGAAGCATCTGTTGATGACCTAAAAGCAATCCTTCCACCTGTTCCATTTAAGGTGCAGGATGACTTTTCTGGTCTGACTGCTTTTTCAGTAGAGTCTATTTGGCTTAATACCCCACAAGCTAGTATCAGCCAAGACTATTATGAGGCTATCCTACCTCAACAAGCCTTTTTGCGTTTTGTTGGAGCAGAAGGTAAGGATTTATTAACTCCTGCAGAACAAGTTTGGGATTTAGAAGGCTTGCGTTTTCCCGTTGAGCAGGATTTTGATTGGGTACATTTGGAAAGCCAGTTGGAAGGACCATTCTTTAAAGATAAAAAAGCAAGCTTTATCCAAACGGTTGACCCAAGTGGTATTGAATTGTGGTTCGAAAAATGA
- a CDS encoding G5 domain-containing protein, whose translation METAKKKFRYSIRKFKVGVGSVLIATCLLGAGVSTTTAFATTVASESTQVEATQPTGETEPTVQITGTVSTENTNLESKVAPEAKEEVPATSETPVAEKADPEVKSAEQNIASEPEKSEEPTPAPAALTSEAKEEVSENTEVKNSPLQNLKKLVKELERDLEELEVFRDYTKSDYSLQKETWESFLSVGEADIKLAHTLEEGDAKIQSVYGRLADFKHHITMERLTREVAQYRKKYINDPEIEKEYKTYLEQREDSGTFSQEGDLLRVSVGNSEAALERIKERAEKIEGDNLKTEVPKEAPRVAEKPKLDFKVQTRTTYQFLDFETKEQEDPNLPLGEKEERQKGERGEESETYQDVIVGDTIVASTLISKKRKEPVNHLIAKGTLVEKHPDTAPTAPEKPKLDFTVKERVEREILDYMVEEQDDASLPLGQTKVLREGQKGELVKKYQDVIVEGNVIASNLLSEDRKAPVNRLIAKNMLVEKHPDTAPTAPEKPKLEFTVKERVEREILDYMVEEQDDASLPLGQTKVLREGQKGELVKKYQDVIVEGNVIASNLLSEDRKAPVNRLIAKGMLVEKTPDITSKAEDEALKPMEPEADKPTPPTPEAPKTEMSDAEQPKVDKPQMEAPKTDKVESDKQMPEAKQPEMEQPKAEDMPKEEMPKAEHPKAEDSTPKTAVPEVAPKTAEKPKLDFTTKERKVEEALPIKEEIRYDASLALGKSYLLQEGKAGKKVSVYQDVIVDGKVVATNLLSETVVEGQNRILVKGSLEMKKEEVKTTPSVQSNPTLSHKGAPSANKATLPATGEQRNNLALVGLGLAGISLTVVATAINKKSKDQI comes from the coding sequence ATGGAAACTGCAAAGAAAAAATTCAGATATAGTATTCGTAAATTTAAAGTCGGTGTAGGCTCAGTGCTAATTGCCACTTGCTTACTTGGGGCTGGGGTCTCGACAACAACCGCTTTTGCAACGACAGTGGCTTCGGAATCTACTCAAGTTGAAGCAACTCAGCCAACGGGAGAAACCGAGCCAACAGTACAGATTACTGGAACAGTAAGTACAGAAAATACGAATCTTGAATCAAAAGTTGCGCCAGAAGCTAAAGAAGAAGTTCCAGCAACATCAGAAACTCCAGTTGCTGAAAAGGCAGATCCAGAAGTGAAGTCTGCTGAACAAAATATAGCCTCTGAACCTGAAAAATCAGAAGAACCAACTCCTGCCCCAGCAGCCCTCACGAGCGAAGCTAAGGAAGAAGTATCAGAGAATACCGAAGTTAAAAATTCACCTCTTCAAAATCTTAAAAAACTTGTAAAAGAGTTAGAAAGAGATTTGGAAGAGCTGGAGGTGTTTAGGGATTATACTAAATCAGATTATTCACTGCAAAAAGAAACTTGGGAATCTTTTTTAAGTGTTGGAGAGGCAGATATAAAACTTGCTCATACACTTGAAGAGGGGGATGCTAAGATTCAAAGTGTATATGGAAGATTGGCTGATTTTAAACACCATATTACGATGGAACGCTTAACACGTGAGGTTGCTCAGTATCGTAAAAAATATATTAACGATCCAGAAATTGAAAAAGAGTATAAGACATATTTAGAGCAAAGAGAGGATAGCGGTACTTTTAGCCAAGAAGGAGATTTACTTAGAGTATCTGTTGGGAATTCAGAAGCAGCACTTGAAAGGATTAAAGAGAGAGCTGAAAAAATAGAAGGTGATAACCTCAAAACAGAAGTTCCTAAGGAAGCACCTAGAGTAGCCGAAAAACCAAAATTAGATTTTAAAGTTCAAACACGAACAACATATCAATTTTTAGATTTCGAAACGAAAGAGCAGGAAGATCCAAACTTGCCACTTGGTGAGAAAGAGGAACGACAAAAAGGTGAGAGAGGCGAAGAGTCTGAGACTTATCAAGATGTGATTGTTGGTGATACAATTGTAGCAAGTACACTCATTTCCAAAAAACGTAAAGAGCCAGTCAATCATCTGATTGCAAAAGGTACTTTGGTAGAGAAACATCCCGATACAGCACCGACAGCTCCTGAAAAACCAAAATTGGACTTTACTGTTAAAGAACGAGTAGAGCGAGAAATTTTGGATTATATGGTGGAAGAACAAGATGATGCTAGTTTGCCGCTCGGTCAAACAAAAGTGCTTCGTGAAGGTCAAAAAGGTGAATTGGTTAAGAAATATCAAGATGTGATTGTTGAAGGGAATGTCATAGCAAGTAATCTCCTTTCAGAAGACCGTAAAGCCCCAGTCAACCGTCTGATTGCAAAAAACATGTTAGTAGAGAAACATCCTGATACAGCACCGACAGCGCCTGAAAAACCAAAATTAGAATTTACTGTCAAAGAGCGAGTAGAGCGAGAAATTTTGGATTATATGGTTGAAGAACAAGACGATGCTAGTTTGCCACTTGGTCAGACAAAGGTTCTTCGTGAAGGTCAAAAAGGCGAATTGGTTAAGAAATATCAAGATGTGATTGTTGAAGGGAATGTCATAGCAAGTAATCTCCTTTCAGAAGACCGTAAAGCCCCAGTCAACCGTCTGATTGCAAAAGGCATGTTAGTGGAAAAAACACCAGATATTACGTCGAAAGCTGAGGACGAGGCTCTAAAACCAATGGAACCAGAGGCTGATAAGCCGACTCCTCCAACACCGGAAGCACCAAAAACGGAAATGTCAGACGCTGAGCAACCAAAAGTGGACAAACCACAAATGGAAGCACCGAAAACTGATAAAGTAGAGTCTGACAAACAGATGCCAGAGGCTAAGCAACCAGAAATGGAGCAACCGAAAGCAGAAGACATGCCGAAGGAGGAAATGCCAAAGGCTGAGCACCCAAAAGCGGAAGACTCTACACCTAAGACAGCAGTTCCAGAAGTCGCGCCAAAAACAGCGGAAAAACCAAAGCTAGATTTCACAACAAAAGAACGAAAGGTAGAAGAAGCTCTCCCTATCAAAGAAGAAATCAGATATGATGCAAGCCTAGCGCTTGGCAAATCATACCTTCTTCAAGAAGGAAAAGCAGGTAAAAAAGTATCTGTTTATCAAGATGTCATAGTTGATGGTAAAGTTGTCGCAACCAACCTATTATCAGAGACTGTTGTTGAAGGTCAAAATCGTATCCTTGTAAAAGGTAGCTTGGAAATGAAGAAAGAAGAAGTAAAAACAACTCCTTCAGTACAATCGAATCCGACACTGAGTCACAAAGGTGCACCTTCTGCAAACAAAGCAACACTACCTGCAACAGGTGAACAACGCAATAACCTAGCCTTAGTAGGCCTTGGTTTAGCTGGAATTAGCTTGACAGTAGTCGCTACAGCTATAAACAAAAAATCTAAAGATCAAATCTAA
- a CDS encoding Xaa-Pro dipeptidyl-peptidase, whose translation MRFNQFSFIKKETSVYLQELGALGFQLIPNASSKTNLETFVRKCHFLTANTDFALSNMIADWDTDLLTFFQSDRELTDQIFYQVAFQLLGFVPGVDYTDVEEFRKTSQFPIVYGDVIDNLYQLLNTRTKSGNTLIDQLVSDDLIPEDNRYHFFNGKSLATFSTKDLIREVVYIETPVDTAGTGQTDIVKISILRPHFDGKIPAVITNSPYHQGVNDVASDKALHKMEGELAEKQVGTIQVKQSSITKLDLDQRDLPVSPATERLGHITSYSLNDYFLARGFASLHVSGVGTLGSTGYMTSGDYQQVEGYKAVIDWLNGRTKAYTDHTRSIEVKADWANGKVATTGLSYLGTMSNALATTGVDGLEVVIAEAGISSWYDYYRENGLVTSPGGYPGEDLDSLTALTYSKSLQAGDFLRNKAAYEKGLAAERAALDRTSGDYNQYWHDRNYLLHADKVKCEVVFTHGSQDWNVKPIHVWNMFHTLPSHIKKHLFFHNGAHVYMNNWQSIDFRESMNALLSQKLLSYENNYQLPTVIWQDNSGEQTWTTLDTFGGENEAVLPLGTGSQTIANQYAQENFDRYGKSYPAFHQDLYAGKANQVSIELPVREDLLLNGQVTLKLRVASSVAKGLLSAQLLDKGSKKRLAPIPTPKTRLSLNNGRYHAQENLVELPYVEMPQRLVTKGFMNLQNRTDLMTVEEVVPDQWMDLTWKLQPTIYQLKKGDVLELILYTTDFECTVRDNSQWQIHLDLSQSQLILPH comes from the coding sequence ATGCGCTTTAATCAATTTTCTTTCATAAAAAAAGAGACCTCCGTCTACTTGCAAGAGCTTGGTGCTCTAGGATTTCAACTGATTCCTAATGCAAGTAGCAAGACAAATTTAGAAACCTTTGTCAGAAAGTGCCATTTCCTGACAGCAAACACCGACTTTGCCCTGTCCAATATGATTGCGGATTGGGACACAGACCTCCTGACCTTCTTCCAGTCTGACCGTGAGTTGACAGATCAGATTTTCTATCAAGTGGCCTTTCAGTTGCTGGGATTTGTGCCTGGTGTAGATTATACAGATGTGGAAGAATTCCGCAAGACCAGCCAGTTTCCTATTGTCTACGGAGATGTCATCGATAACCTCTACCAACTCCTCAATACCCGTACCAAGTCTGGCAATACCCTGATTGACCAACTGGTCAGCGACGACCTAATCCCAGAGGACAATCGCTACCACTTCTTCAACGGCAAATCCTTGGCAACCTTTTCGACCAAGGACCTCATTCGTGAGGTGGTCTATATCGAAACGCCTGTTGATACGGCGGGGACTGGACAGACTGACATTGTCAAGATTTCCATTCTCCGTCCTCACTTTGACGGGAAAATCCCTGCGGTGATTACCAACAGTCCTTATCATCAAGGAGTGAACGATGTAGCCAGCGATAAGGCCCTGCATAAGATGGAAGGGGAACTGGCTGAAAAACAAGTCGGTACCATTCAGGTCAAGCAGTCCAGCATCACCAAGCTAGACTTGGACCAGCGAGACCTGCCTGTCAGCCCTGCCACTGAAAGACTGGGCCACATCACTTCTTACTCCCTCAATGACTACTTCCTCGCTCGCGGCTTTGCCAGCCTCCACGTGTCTGGGGTCGGCACTCTGGGCTCGACGGGCTACATGACATCTGGCGACTACCAGCAGGTTGAGGGCTACAAAGCGGTGATTGACTGGCTGAACGGTCGCACCAAGGCCTACACAGACCACACTCGCTCGATTGAGGTCAAGGCCGATTGGGCAAATGGTAAGGTGGCGACGACAGGACTATCTTACCTCGGTACCATGTCCAATGCCTTGGCAACAACTGGCGTGGACGGATTGGAAGTCGTCATCGCAGAAGCAGGGATTTCCTCTTGGTATGACTACTACCGTGAAAACGGGCTGGTGACCAGCCCTGGCGGCTATCCAGGCGAGGATCTGGACAGCTTGACCGCCCTGACCTACTCCAAGAGTCTGCAAGCAGGTGACTTCCTCCGCAATAAAGCAGCCTACGAAAAAGGACTGGCGGCAGAACGTGCTGCCCTGGACCGCACCAGCGGCGACTACAATCAATACTGGCATGACCGCAATTATCTGCTCCACGCTGATAAGGTCAAGTGTGAGGTAGTCTTTACCCACGGCTCACAGGACTGGAATGTCAAGCCAATCCATGTCTGGAATATGTTCCACACCCTGCCAAGCCATATCAAAAAACACCTCTTCTTCCACAACGGTGCCCACGTGTATATGAACAACTGGCAGTCTATCGACTTCCGTGAGTCCATGAACGCCCTGCTCAGTCAAAAACTGCTGAGCTACGAGAATAACTACCAACTGCCAACGGTTATCTGGCAGGACAATAGCGGTGAGCAAACTTGGACGACCTTGGACACCTTTGGTGGTGAAAACGAGGCTGTCTTGCCACTAGGTACTGGAAGCCAGACCATTGCCAATCAGTATGCCCAAGAAAATTTTGACCGCTACGGCAAATCCTACCCTGCCTTTCACCAAGACCTCTATGCAGGCAAGGCCAACCAAGTCAGCATCGAGCTGCCTGTAAGGGAGGACCTCCTGCTCAACGGACAGGTCACCTTGAAACTCCGTGTGGCTTCTAGTGTAGCCAAAGGCCTCTTATCTGCTCAGCTATTGGACAAGGGAAGCAAAAAACGCCTAGCCCCAATCCCAACGCCCAAAACGCGGCTGAGCTTGAACAACGGTCGTTACCATGCCCAAGAAAATCTGGTGGAGTTGCCTTATGTGGAGATGCCGCAACGCTTGGTGACCAAGGGCTTTATGAACCTGCAAAACCGCACCGACCTGATGACTGTCGAGGAAGTGGTGCCTGACCAGTGGATGGACCTGACTTGGAAACTGCAGCCGACCATTTATCAGCTGAAAAAAGGTGATGTCTTGGAGCTGATTCTCTACACCACTGACTTTGAGTGTACTGTTCGGGATAATTCTCAATGGCAAATCCACCTTGATTTAAGTCAATCACAGTTAATTTTACCGCACTAA
- a CDS encoding serine hydrolase domain-containing protein: protein MRQVILDKVSEQIEQGVYPGASLALFSKSQWQEYYLGTQDGQLPVEAGLTYDLASVSKVVGVGTLATFLVNSGALELDRTLQSYYPAFADSEVTIRQLLTHTSGINPFIPNRDSLDADQLKEAILKITVTDKKDFLYTDINFLLLGFLLEELGRDSLDQLISRDVLEPFGMSQTSFGPVSQAVPTVRGVKAGVVHDPKARVLGLHAGSAGLFSTVKDLEIFLEHCLTADFAANLTQDYGFDDKRKRSLAWDKKGDWLSHTGYTGTFIMYNRPLQKAAIFLSNRTFDKDERAQWKLDRNQVMVLIRQVLEEEEAID, encoded by the coding sequence ATGAGACAAGTAATTTTAGACAAGGTTTCAGAGCAGATTGAGCAAGGAGTTTATCCTGGTGCCAGTCTGGCTCTTTTTTCTAAGAGTCAGTGGCAGGAATATTATTTAGGGACCCAGGATGGTCAGTTACCAGTTGAGGCGGGTTTGACCTATGATTTGGCGTCTGTTTCCAAGGTGGTTGGAGTAGGGACTCTTGCGACTTTTCTGGTTAATAGCGGAGCTTTGGAGCTAGATAGGACCTTGCAGTCTTATTATCCAGCTTTTGCGGATAGTGAGGTCACCATTCGGCAATTATTGACCCATACTAGTGGTATCAATCCCTTCATTCCCAATCGGGATAGTCTGGATGCCGACCAGCTCAAGGAAGCAATTTTGAAGATTACCGTAACGGATAAGAAAGATTTCCTCTACACAGACATTAATTTTCTCTTGCTGGGCTTTTTGTTGGAGGAACTGGGTAGAGACAGTCTAGACCAGCTGATTAGTCGAGACGTTCTAGAGCCCTTTGGTATGTCCCAAACCTCCTTTGGACCAGTCAGTCAGGCGGTGCCGACGGTGCGTGGCGTCAAGGCAGGTGTGGTGCATGATCCCAAGGCGCGTGTCTTGGGCCTCCACGCGGGAAGTGCAGGTCTCTTTTCGACCGTAAAAGATTTGGAAATCTTTTTGGAACACTGTCTGACGGCTGACTTTGCGGCGAATTTAACGCAGGATTACGGTTTTGATGATAAGCGCAAGCGGTCTCTGGCTTGGGATAAGAAGGGGGACTGGTTGTCCCACACAGGCTATACGGGGACCTTTATCATGTACAATCGTCCCTTGCAGAAAGCTGCGATTTTTCTTTCGAATCGTACTTTTGACAAGGATGAGCGGGCCCAGTGGAAGTTGGATAGAAACCAGGTTATGGTCTTGATTCGTCAGGTCTTGGAGGAAGAAGAGGCTATTGACTAA
- the pflB gene encoding formate C-acetyltransferase, giving the protein MSTKVKTKNVAEDIFAQAWEGFKGTDWQDKASVTRFVQANYTPYDGDESFLAGPTERSLHIKKIIEETKAGYEDTRFPMDVDRATSIADIPAGFIDKENELIFGIQNDELFKLNFMPRGGIRMAETTLIENGYTPDPLLHEIYTKHATTVNDGIFRAYTADIRRARHSHHVSGLPDAYSRGRIIGMYARLALYGADYLMEEKVADWNAITEIDEESIRLREEINLQYQALQQVVRLGDLYGVDVRKPAMNTKEAIQWTNIAFMAVCRVINGAATSLGRVPIVLDIYAERDLARGTFTESEIQEFVDDFVLKLRTVKFARTKAFDEIYSGDPTFLTTSMAGMGNDGRHRVTKMDYRFLNTLDNIGNSPEPNLTVLWSDQLPYSFRRYCMAMSHKHSSIQYEGVTTMAKDGYGEMSCISCCVSPLDPESEDQRHNIQYFGARVNVLKALLSSWNNGYDDVHKDYKVFDGVEPNTSEIFDYDQVIANFEKALDWLTDTYVDAMNIIHYMTDKYNYEAVQMAFLPTHLRANMGFGICGFANTVDSLSAIKYAQVKPIRDEDGFIYDYEVTGDFPRYGEDDDRVDDIAKWLMEAFFSRLNKHKLYKNAEATVSILTITSNVAYSKQTANSPVHRGVFLNEDGSVNTSKVEFFPPGANPTSKSRGGWLQNLNTLSKLNFKHANDGISLTTQVSPKALGKTFDEQVNNLVTILDGYFEQGGQHVNLNVMDLNDVYDKIMAGEDVIVRISGYCVNTKYLTKEQKTELTQRVFHEVLSMDDHAAEVSGQA; this is encoded by the coding sequence ATGTCAACAAAAGTTAAAACAAAAAATGTTGCTGAAGACATTTTCGCCCAAGCCTGGGAAGGCTTTAAAGGTACAGATTGGCAAGATAAGGCAAGTGTAACACGCTTCGTTCAAGCCAACTACACTCCATACGATGGAGATGAAAGCTTCCTCGCAGGCCCAACTGAGCGTTCACTTCATATCAAAAAAATCATCGAAGAAACAAAAGCTGGCTACGAAGACACTCGCTTCCCAATGGACGTAGATCGTGCTACTTCTATCGCTGATATTCCAGCAGGTTTCATCGATAAAGAGAACGAACTCATCTTTGGTATCCAAAACGATGAGCTCTTCAAACTCAATTTCATGCCACGTGGTGGTATTCGTATGGCTGAAACAACTCTTATCGAAAACGGCTATACTCCAGACCCACTCCTTCATGAAATCTATACAAAACACGCTACAACTGTAAACGACGGTATCTTCCGTGCCTACACAGCTGACATCCGCCGTGCTCGTCACTCACACCACGTTTCTGGTCTTCCAGATGCATACTCACGTGGTCGTATCATCGGTATGTACGCTCGTTTGGCACTTTACGGTGCAGACTACTTGATGGAAGAAAAAGTAGCTGACTGGAATGCAATTACTGAAATCGATGAAGAATCAATCCGTCTTCGTGAAGAAATCAACCTTCAATACCAAGCATTGCAACAAGTTGTACGCTTAGGTGACTTATACGGTGTTGATGTTCGCAAACCTGCGATGAACACCAAAGAAGCTATCCAATGGACAAACATCGCCTTCATGGCAGTATGTCGTGTTATCAACGGTGCAGCAACTTCTCTTGGTCGTGTGCCGATCGTTCTCGACATCTATGCAGAACGTGACTTGGCTCGTGGTACATTTACTGAATCTGAAATCCAAGAATTTGTTGACGACTTCGTATTGAAACTTCGTACAGTGAAATTCGCTCGTACAAAAGCCTTCGACGAAATCTACTCTGGTGACCCAACATTCTTGACAACCTCTATGGCAGGTATGGGTAACGACGGTCGTCACCGTGTTACTAAGATGGACTACCGTTTCTTGAACACACTTGACAACATCGGTAACTCTCCAGAACCAAACTTGACAGTTCTTTGGTCAGACCAACTTCCATATTCATTCCGTCGCTACTGTATGGCAATGAGCCACAAACACTCTTCTATCCAATACGAAGGTGTGACAACAATGGCGAAAGATGGTTATGGCGAAATGTCATGTATCTCTTGCTGTGTGTCACCACTTGACCCAGAAAGTGAAGACCAACGCCACAACATTCAGTACTTCGGTGCTCGTGTGAACGTTCTTAAAGCTCTTCTTTCAAGCTGGAACAACGGCTACGACGATGTTCACAAAGATTATAAAGTGTTCGATGGTGTTGAACCAAATACTTCTGAAATCTTTGACTACGATCAAGTTATTGCCAACTTTGAAAAAGCCCTTGACTGGTTGACTGACACTTATGTAGATGCTATGAACATCATCCACTACATGACTGACAAGTACAACTATGAAGCAGTTCAAATGGCATTCTTGCCAACTCACCTTCGTGCAAACATGGGCTTCGGTATCTGTGGCTTCGCAAATACTGTTGACTCATTGTCTGCTATCAAGTACGCACAAGTGAAACCAATCCGTGACGAAGATGGCTTCATCTACGATTACGAAGTAACTGGCGACTTCCCACGTTATGGTGAGGATGACGACCGTGTAGATGACATCGCGAAATGGCTCATGGAAGCATTCTTCTCTCGCTTGAACAAGCACAAATTGTACAAGAATGCTGAAGCAACTGTGTCTATCTTGACAATCACTTCAAACGTTGCTTACTCTAAACAAACAGCTAACTCACCAGTTCACCGCGGTGTATTCCTCAACGAAGATGGTTCTGTTAACACTTCTAAAGTGGAATTCTTCCCACCAGGTGCCAACCCAACTTCTAAATCTCGTGGTGGTTGGTTGCAAAACTTGAATACTCTTTCTAAACTCAACTTCAAACATGCCAACGACGGTATCTCATTGACAACTCAAGTTTCACCAAAAGCTCTTGGTAAAACATTCGATGAGCAAGTGAACAACTTGGTGACAATCCTTGACGGATACTTCGAACAAGGTGGTCAACACGTCAACTTGAACGTTATGGACTTGAACGACGTTTATGACAAGATTATGGCAGGTGAAGATGTCATCGTTCGTATCTCTGGATACTGCGTAAACACCAAATACCTCACTAAAGAGCAAAAAACTGAATTGACTCAACGTGTCTTCCACGAAGTTCTTTCAATGGACGACCACGCTGCAGAAGTTTCAGGTCAAGCTTAA
- the dinB gene encoding DNA polymerase IV yields the protein MLIFPLINDLSRKIIHVDMDAFFAAIEVRDNPALKGKPVIIGADPRLSGGRGVVSTCNYEARAFGIHSAMSSKEAYERCPQAIFISGNYEKYQEVGRQVREIFHRYTDLVEPMSIDEAYLDVTENKLGISSAVKIAKLIQYDIWNELHLTASAGVSYNKFLAKIASDMEKPHGLTLILPEDAVGILASLPVEKFHGVGKKTVERLHEMGVYTGKDLLDVPEMVLIDRFGRFGFDLYRKARGISNSPVKVDRVRKSIGKERTYRKLLYREEDVLKELISLCQRVAASLKRNGKKGRTIVLKVRYGDFSTLTKRHSLEVYTDQTETIEKEVRQLIEEIGKIEKGIRLLGVTVTNFQT from the coding sequence ATGTTAATTTTTCCCTTAATCAATGATTTATCTAGAAAAATTATTCATGTAGATATGGATGCTTTTTTTGCTGCCATTGAGGTCAGGGATAATCCTGCTTTGAAGGGCAAACCTGTTATCATTGGGGCTGACCCAAGACTATCTGGCGGTAGAGGAGTGGTGTCTACCTGTAATTATGAGGCGCGTGCCTTTGGTATTCACTCGGCTATGTCCTCAAAAGAGGCCTATGAGCGTTGTCCTCAGGCGATTTTCATTTCTGGCAATTATGAAAAATACCAGGAAGTTGGGCGACAGGTTCGAGAAATTTTTCATCGCTATACTGATTTGGTGGAGCCCATGTCTATCGATGAGGCTTACTTGGATGTAACAGAAAATAAGTTGGGTATCAGCTCTGCGGTTAAGATTGCCAAGCTTATCCAATACGATATTTGGAATGAATTGCATCTGACAGCTTCCGCAGGCGTTTCCTATAATAAATTTTTAGCAAAAATTGCCTCTGATATGGAAAAACCGCACGGTTTGACCTTGATTCTACCTGAAGATGCTGTTGGTATTCTCGCCTCCCTGCCTGTTGAAAAATTTCACGGTGTGGGGAAGAAGACGGTGGAACGCCTGCATGAGATGGGGGTCTACACGGGGAAAGATTTGCTAGATGTACCAGAAATGGTTTTGATAGATAGATTTGGGCGTTTTGGCTTCGACCTTTATCGGAAAGCGAGGGGCATTTCTAATTCGCCCGTTAAAGTGGACCGTGTTCGTAAGTCAATTGGAAAGGAAAGAACCTATCGCAAACTTCTTTATCGGGAGGAGGATGTCCTGAAAGAGCTAATCAGTCTCTGCCAACGGGTCGCAGCTAGTTTGAAGCGGAATGGAAAAAAGGGGCGAACAATTGTTTTAAAGGTACGTTATGGTGATTTTTCTACCTTGACGAAACGTCATAGTCTAGAGGTGTATACGGACCAGACGGAAACGATTGAGAAAGAGGTTCGTCAACTAATTGAAGAAATTGGGAAGATTGAAAAAGGGATTCGTTTGCTGGGTGTGACCGTGACCAATTTTCAAACTTGA